The nucleotide window AGTTATCCCAGAGCTCGAAATAGAAGTCACTGCAGGAGAGGCATATCAAGGTGTACTAACTACGGTTGAAGGTGTCTTGGAGATCATTATAGACCAACTAGGGGAAAATTGTGAAGGCGAAAAATGTAAAAAACTCGAGGAAGCAAAAAATGGAAGAATTCCCTTTACTTTGATAATTAATGATGAGAGTGGTCTAAGTTTTATTCAGTCAGAAAAAGTTAGAATTACTCGACTTTGATTTCTTTTCCTTCTTCTTCCTTTCCCTTAACTTTTTTCAACACTACCTGCAATACTCCGTTATTATACGTAGCCTTGGCACTATTTTCGTCTACCTGAGCTGGTAAATCTATTTCTTTATAGTACTTCCTATCATTACCTTCAGCCCTGATAATTAGGGTCTTCCCTCCGTTAGTTATCTTCACTTTAATACTGTTCTTATCTACACCCGGTACCTCAGCTATAACCCTTATCTCGTCGCCTTTCTCTATTACATCTGCTAAAGGTTCTCTTTCTTCAGTAATTAATGGTTTTCCTTTATAGTTCTTTACATTTCCGAACTCTTCTACTATCGGTTTACCATCTGGACCTATCGTCACTCTAAAGCCGTAGACATAAGGCCCGAATGTCTTCGTC belongs to Stygiolobus caldivivus and includes:
- the hsp20 gene encoding archaeal heat shock protein Hsp20: MSKRYKDPFDLFDEMIKEIEEEFERFEREFMRLGSGGETKTFGPYVYGFRVTIGPDGKPIVEEFGNVKNYKGKPLITEEREPLADVIEKGDEIRVIAEVPGVDKNSIKVKITNGGKTLIIRAEGNDRKYYKEIDLPAQVDENSAKATYNNGVLQVVLKKVKGKEEEGKEIKVE